A region of Meleagris gallopavo isolate NT-WF06-2002-E0010 breed Aviagen turkey brand Nicholas breeding stock chromosome 29, Turkey_5.1, whole genome shotgun sequence DNA encodes the following proteins:
- the PSMC3IP gene encoding homologous-pairing protein 2 homolog, which yields PPAGGCAVVAGPPGDRRCPPELKDLNGAMTTADMAREVEELRKECASYTEKLERIKSATNRVTPEEKEKVCSEQKLYCKEWRRRKRMATELLDAILEGYPKSKKQFFEEVGIETDEDHNATLPAAV from the exons CCGCCCGCGGGCGGCTGCGCCGTAGTTGCCGGCCCTCCCGGTGATCGCCGCTGCCCTCCAGAGTTGAAGGACCTGAACGGCGCTATGACCACCGCGGACATGGCCCGTGAAGTTGAGGAGCTGAGGAAGGAGTGCGCCAGTTACACAGAGAAACTGGAGAGGATCAAGTCTGCTACCAACCGAGTAAcgccagaagaaaaagagaag GTCTGCAGCGAGCAGAAACTTTACTGCAAGGAGTGGCGGAGGAGGAAGCGGATG GCGACCGAGCTGCTCGACGCCATCCTGGAGGGATACCCCAAAAGCAAGAAGCAGTTCTTT GAGGAGGTCGGAATAGAAACCGATGAGGACCACAACGCCACgctcccagcagctgtgtgA
- the COASY gene encoding bifunctional coenzyme A synthase, which translates to MPAVMVVWTGTALRSPETGWDAVRAEGLPRAGIRESVRVAQCSGTAGGRGCGSAPAAGSDHGDSPDPVAAVPPRSPGPCGQEGGEGGGEPLEGSYRSTVCSAALTVPSLHAVADKVLRELIEPYELRAAKLREFLADVQPSVLYDIVPLGDPYGPAVTDPELRCIVVSEETRRGGEAVNKKRIENGLAALELFEIELMEDPYHGHNEEEKISSSSLRQRLLGTLLRPPRDRRSSDPSFPRTAPRSPPTPTIIGLTGGSGSGKTSIAQRLGQMGAFLIDADALGHAAYLPGSPAHGRVVAAFGAEILNKDGTINRKVLGAKVFGNQERLKSLTDIVWPEIARMVRERIGEAGAQGKAVVVLDAAVLLEANWQEMVHEVWAAIIPEEEAVKRIVRRDGLSEEAARSRLRSQMSDSQRVQQAQVVLCTLWEPEVTRRQVSRGPLPTARGAEGGNGSSALDALLGSQRLFLLGRTLQSARAVATSEREAEQYEHNARNQVTLWGPSGNILDYANKQLAGLVLDYYGVRWSLFVSLLVESLNTGSPFHQEQFNQAVFQVERGFIYNGKRYPATPVGDTLEIARKIFLKYYPRATQHGWDGPS; encoded by the exons ATGCCTGCGGTGATGGTGGTGTGGACGGGCACAGCGCTGCGCTCGCCGGAAACAGGATGGGACGCAGTGAGGGCTGAGGGCCTCCCCCGGGCTGGGATCCGGGAAAGCGTCCGGGTAGCTCAGTGCTCGGGGACGGCTGGTGGGAGGGGATGTGGGTCAGCACCGGCGGCAGGCTCTGATCATGGGGACAGCCCAGACCCTGTAGCTGCTGTCCCTCCCCGCAGCCCAGGGCCCTGTGGGCAggagggtggggagggggggggggaaccACTGGAGGGTTCCTACCGTAGCACCgtttgctctgctgctctcactgTTCCATCACTGCACGCTGTTGCAGACAAGGTCCTGCGGGAGCTGATCGAGCCCTATGAACTGCGGGCGGCCAAACTGCGTGAATTCCTGGCAGATGTGCAGCCCTCGGTGCTGTATGACATCGTGCCTCTGGGCGACCCCTACGGCCCTGCAGTCACGGACCCGGAGCTGCGCTGCATCGTTGTCAGCGAGGAGACGCGCAGGGGCGGGGAGGCCGTGAACAAGAAGAGGATCGAGAAT GGCCTCGCTGCGCTGGAACTCTTTGAGATCGAGCTGATGGAGGACCCTTACCATGGCCACAACGAGGAGGAGAAGatcagctcctccagcctgcGACAGCGGCTGCTCGGCACACTGCTTCGGCCCCCACGG gaccGGCGCTCGTCTGACCCTTCCTTCCCCAGGACAGCCCCACGCTCCCCCCCCACCCCTACCATCATCGGTCTGACCGGGGGCAGCGGGAGCGGAAAGACCTCCATCGCCCAACGCCTGGGGCAGATGGGAGCGTTCCTCATCGATGCCGACGCGCTGGGCCACGCCGCATACCTGCCTGGCAGCCCGGCCCACGGCCGTGTGGTGGCTGCATTCGGGGCAG AGATCTTGAACAAAGATGGGACAATTAACAGGAAGGTCCTTGGGGCAAAAGTATTTGGAAACCAG GAGCGGCTGAAGAGCCTCACAGACATCGTGTGGCCAGAGATCGCGCGGATGGTCAGGGAGCGGATTGGAGAGGCGGGAGCTCAAG GAAAGGCTGTGGTCGTGCTGGATGccgctgtgctgctggaggccAACTGGCAGGAGATGGTGCACGAGGTGTGGGCGGCCATCATCCCCGAGGAGGAG GCCGTGAAGCGCATCGTGAGGAGGGACGGGCTGAGCGAGGAGGCTGCCCGCAGCCGGCTGCGGAGTCAGATGAGCGACAGCCAGAGGGTGCAGCAGGCGCAGGTGGTGCTGTGCACGCTCTGGGAGCCGGAGGTCACCCGCAGGCAGGTGAGCCGCGGGCCGCTTCCGACGGCACGAGGAGCGGAAGGGGGGAACGGGAGCTCGGCG CTGGACGCGCTGCTGGGCTCCCAGCGCCTCTTCCTGCTGGGCCGAACGCTGCAATCCGCCCGCGCCGTCGCCACCAGCGAGCGCGAGGCTGAGCAGTACGAGCACAACGCCCGCAACCAGGTGACGCTGTGGGGGCCCAGCGGGAACATCCTGGACTACGCCAACAAGCAGCTGGCAGGCCTGGTGCTGGATTATTATGGGGTGCGCTGGAGCCTCTTCGTCTCTCTGCTGGTGGAGAGCCTGAACACGGGCAGCCCCTTCCACCAGGAGCAGTTCAACCAGGCTGTCTTCCAAGTGGAGAGGGGCTTCATCTACAATGGGAAGCGCTACCCTGCGACACCCGTCGGTGACACGCTGGAGATTGCCAGGAAGATCTTCCTCAAGTACTACCCCAGGGCCACACAGCATGGCTGGGACGGGCCCTCCTGA